agtgtgtgtgtgtgtgtgtgtgcgtgcgtgtgtgtgtgtgtgtgtgtgtgtgtgtgtgtgtgtgtgtgtgtgtgtgtgtgtgtgtgtgtgtgtgtgtgtgtgtgtgtgtgtgtagtaacTACACAtcttatgtatgtatgttttttaccttgtcagctgactgatgttgacgagtgttgttgtgtgtctgtgttgtgttcagggacATGTCCTGTACCAAGTACGTCATAAACCTGACGATTCCGTCTGAGGCCTCTGAGAAATGTCAGCTGACGTCCACCGGCGGCAGTGAGTCACATTAACAATACCGCAGCTAATAATGATatgattattaatattattattaacaatagatccttcagcagcagacggTACGTCCTCCGTCACACGTGTTCACACTGTGTATTCTGAATGTTGTTGGTTATTTCTATATAACTTTATAGTGTTATAAGTGTACAGGTGCAGTTATTATGTGCAGTTGTCCTTCACACATCTGTGAAGACAGATtctgtttatattattattattattattattatcattattacaacTTTATCTTCctgttattatatttttgtattgctttgttctgttttacatgtttatcCCTCAGCACAGTGAAGCTTTATATGATAAAGTGTAGTGTAGGAAAATGTTTCGGTTTCttattgtattgttgttgttgtggtgacgtgtgtgtgtgtgtgtgtgtgtgtgtgtgtgtgtcagcgtttGAGAAGGACGGTGTTGAGACTGTGTATGAAACAACAGCCACTGTGGAGTTCTACGAGACCTGCAAGGACTGTATGACCATGTTCTACAATGGCACCGAGGGTCACTTCCTGCTACACTACagtaaacacacgcacacacacacacacacacacacacacacacacacacacacacacacacgcacacacacgcacgcacacacacagtcagctgacttgactttaaaatgaactttatcgatcagttatttttttttcaaaatcaaaagtgTGTCAGCAGCACTAAACAACCAAGAaggcaaagaaagaaacacacaaacacaaaacaaacaaaagcaaataaacaaaacaacaaacaaacaaagccacaaaaacaacaaaaactcacaCGGtcaaacattacaaacattCTTTCATACAAATGAAGTGAATCCcagtgacctgtgtgtgtgtgcgtgtgtgtgtgcgtgcgtgtgtgtgtgcgtgtgtgtgtgtgtgtgtgcgcgtgtgtgtgtgtgtgtgtgtgcgtccgtgTGTCAGGGAGAGAGGGACAACATCAGGATGCTGAGCAGTGGGCCTCGGCCCACGATGACCACAAGAAGCTGGCAGAGTGTCTGAACTTCCCTCATGACAACCCGTTCATCTACGACGGAGCTGCAGGTCGGTGCCGCCGTCCGTCAAACAGCTAATCAATGAATGAAAGACAATAAGACAGCCGTCCTCATGTCTCCTCACAGATCCCTGTCCTAAGACGGCTGAAGCGCCGGTGGCGGCTGAAGTGCCGGCGGCGACTGAAGCGCCGGCGGCGACTGAAGCACCGGCGGCGGCTGAATCCTAACTGTCCTGAGTGAAGACGGACAATCATCAGTGTCTCAGACGTCACATGTGTCCAGTgaagcagaatttgatttggggcccccctcccaccactgCAGAGTCACCTGTGCAATTATTGACACAAATGAAGtgacttattcattcattcattcatttatgtcacttctttaattcatttaatatgtcaatagataaataaatgatattctTGACTGGGGTTCCCCTGGTGGCCAGGGGGCCCCAAGCAGCTGCTTAGTTCACTTATGCCTCGAGTCGGCCCTGCATGTGTCCTTCACTGATCAATAAAGACAAAGTGAGACAGctggatgtgtttctgtgtctgagtCCGTCTGCTGGGAGTCTGACCGGGTTCTGAGCTCAGTCCACATATTTCATATGTTTATGTAGATCTTTAACATCTCACAGTTCAGGGGAGTCGAGTAGAGAACAGGAAGTACTCAAGGAAAGAACAAGAACATCAAAATGAACTGCAGCTCTGTACTTT
This window of the Acanthopagrus latus isolate v.2019 chromosome 3, fAcaLat1.1, whole genome shotgun sequence genome carries:
- the LOC119017316 gene encoding saxitoxin and tetrodotoxin-binding protein 1-like; amino-acid sequence: MSVVKRAVLLLLLLAAVSVSAVPEDCDTLKTVSREHLSQVFGDWVLVWSISNNENKTSLLTNLNSSFVELQLTSDNSTLLFKERNQFKDMSCTKYVINLTIPSEASEKCQLTSTGGTFEKDGVETVYETTATVEFYETCKDCMTMFYNGTEGHFLLHYRREGQHQDAEQWASAHDDHKKLAECLNFPHDNPFIYDGAADPCPKTAEAPVAAEVPAATEAPAATEAPAAAES